The proteins below are encoded in one region of Levilactobacillus namurensis:
- a CDS encoding type 1 glutamine amidotransferase — MRINILQHTPSEGPGMILDWAATQDAAVTIYHPYQFGKLPTVAATDLLVILGGPMSPNDDLPWIAQERTLIRDLFAQHTPVLGVCFGAQQIVKVLGGTVQQAPAKEVGWAPVYRQSTAIPHIPAQLTVLHWHEEMFTIPTGAQLLFSSDHLTNQGFVLPGQAVGLQFHLEPQAVNVREMVANDGDYLTDSVLQQSAEQVITTPVPAANRTALYAILDALTTK; from the coding sequence ATGCGGATTAATATTTTACAACACACCCCCAGCGAGGGGCCGGGGATGATTCTGGATTGGGCTGCGACTCAGGATGCGGCGGTGACCATCTACCACCCCTACCAATTTGGCAAGTTGCCTACAGTGGCGGCCACGGATCTCCTGGTGATCTTGGGCGGTCCCATGAGTCCTAACGACGACCTCCCCTGGATTGCCCAGGAACGGACGCTGATTCGCGACCTCTTCGCCCAGCACACACCGGTATTGGGGGTGTGCTTCGGTGCGCAACAGATTGTGAAGGTCTTAGGCGGCACCGTTCAGCAGGCGCCTGCTAAGGAAGTCGGCTGGGCGCCGGTCTACCGGCAGAGCACCGCGATTCCTCACATTCCAGCGCAGCTGACCGTGCTCCACTGGCACGAAGAGATGTTTACCATCCCGACCGGCGCCCAGTTACTCTTCTCCAGTGACCACCTGACCAATCAGGGTTTCGTGCTCCCGGGACAAGCGGTAGGCCTGCAGTTCCACCTAGAACCGCAAGCCGTAAACGTGCGGGAGATGGTCGCGAACGATGGTGATTATCTGACGGATTCCGTGCTCCAGCAGTCGGCCGAGCAAGTGATCACCACGCCCGTTCCGGCGGCCAACCGGACGGCGTTGTACGCGATTCTGGACGCGTTAACCACAAAATAA
- a CDS encoding DNA/RNA non-specific endonuclease — protein MTTKSASWVKWLALIILTIGATVTTTAVNHPTVAHATTVYVTRTGKHYFYKRHDRGLNRAKKVYAVSLATAKRRGLTLSATESAPKKARKKVRVRRTTRKTVKRRTTTRKAKVKGRYQASTPTYHVKVLHQNKPGFSKATLSTKHGAWQRYGHLDGLNRATAANALLNKKLMPKGQRDALYVNPTAWHNKRIKTGWLYNRCHLIGYQLTGQNNNPRNLITGTRQLNDPGMTTYENRVAKYLRASSHHYVRYRVTPVFKGQNLLASGVKMQIQSVGSKKLRYNVYLPNTQAGMKLNYANGYSRVAG, from the coding sequence ATGACAACAAAATCTGCTAGCTGGGTGAAATGGCTCGCACTGATCATTCTGACGATCGGTGCCACGGTCACCACCACAGCGGTTAATCACCCCACGGTCGCCCACGCGACCACGGTCTACGTGACCCGGACTGGGAAACACTACTTTTACAAGCGGCACGACCGCGGGTTGAATCGCGCCAAAAAGGTCTACGCGGTCTCCCTGGCCACGGCTAAACGACGCGGCTTGACTCTCTCGGCCACAGAATCGGCGCCCAAAAAGGCCCGAAAGAAGGTTAGGGTGCGGCGGACGACTCGCAAGACCGTCAAGCGCCGGACCACGACCCGGAAAGCTAAGGTCAAAGGCCGTTACCAGGCCAGCACCCCAACCTACCACGTTAAGGTCTTGCACCAGAACAAGCCCGGCTTCAGTAAGGCCACCCTATCCACCAAGCACGGGGCTTGGCAACGCTACGGCCACCTGGACGGCTTGAACCGGGCCACGGCGGCCAACGCCCTCTTGAACAAGAAGCTGATGCCCAAGGGCCAACGGGACGCCCTGTACGTCAACCCCACGGCCTGGCACAACAAGCGGATCAAGACTGGTTGGTTATACAACCGGTGCCACCTGATTGGTTACCAGTTAACTGGTCAGAACAACAACCCACGGAACCTAATCACCGGGACCCGGCAACTGAACGACCCTGGCATGACCACCTACGAGAACCGGGTGGCCAAGTACTTACGGGCCAGTTCCCACCACTACGTGCGCTACCGGGTCACCCCCGTCTTCAAGGGGCAGAACCTGCTAGCCAGCGGGGTAAAGATGCAGATTCAGTCGGTCGGTTCCAAAAAGTTACGCTACAACGTCTACCTGCCGAACACCCAAGCGGGAATGAAACTGAATTACGCCAACGGCTATAGTCGCGTCGCTGGGTAA
- a CDS encoding LysR family transcriptional regulator, whose product MELRVLRYFLAVTQERTISRAADTLHLSQPTLSRQLSDLEAELQVTLFERGAREITLTPAGRYLRERALTLTQLADKTVQNLQTQSPIISGSLDIGAGESQGMRRIMHLISNLQADYPGIQLHLHSGDDASVKDQLANGQLDFGVIIGEQPLTHYHALKLPERDRWGVILPKTHPLAQQTSITPPDLRHQPLLISQQAEQSHQFADWWRNVASQIQLRGTYNLIYNAQLTVGDGPTLVLGLDQLVNVGPDSPVTFRPLSPEMTVPITIIWSRQQSLSPVARLFLQRLRASLPA is encoded by the coding sequence ATGGAACTCCGAGTATTACGTTACTTTCTGGCCGTGACTCAAGAGCGCACGATTTCGCGGGCGGCGGACACCCTGCACCTCTCCCAACCCACCCTCTCACGCCAACTCAGCGACCTGGAAGCCGAGTTGCAGGTCACCTTATTCGAACGGGGAGCCCGAGAGATCACGCTGACGCCGGCCGGGCGGTACCTGCGCGAGCGGGCGCTAACCCTGACCCAGCTGGCGGACAAGACCGTCCAGAATCTCCAGACCCAGTCCCCCATTATCAGTGGGTCCCTCGACATCGGGGCCGGGGAAAGCCAGGGGATGCGCCGAATCATGCACCTGATCAGCAACCTGCAGGCCGACTACCCTGGGATTCAGCTGCACCTGCACAGTGGCGATGACGCCAGTGTCAAGGATCAGCTGGCAAACGGACAACTGGACTTCGGGGTCATCATCGGGGAACAACCCCTGACCCACTACCACGCACTCAAGCTCCCCGAACGAGACCGCTGGGGCGTGATTCTGCCCAAGACCCATCCCCTAGCCCAACAGACCTCCATTACCCCGCCAGACTTACGACACCAGCCGCTGTTGATCTCGCAACAGGCGGAACAAAGCCACCAATTTGCCGACTGGTGGCGCAACGTGGCGTCCCAGATTCAACTGCGCGGGACCTACAACTTGATCTACAACGCCCAGCTAACGGTCGGTGACGGCCCCACCCTGGTCTTGGGCCTGGACCAACTGGTGAACGTGGGCCCAGACTCTCCCGTAACGTTTCGGCCGCTTTCCCCAGAAATGACGGTACCCATCACAATCATCTGGTCGCGTCAGCAGTCCCTGTCACCGGTGGCGCGGCTGTTCTTGCAACGGCTGCGGGCGAGTCTGCCGGCATAA
- a CDS encoding NAD(P)/FAD-dependent oxidoreductase, protein MSENFEYDVLYIGAGHAAHDGAAPLAATGVKVAVVEEDLIGGTCTNRGCNAKIALDQAVMATRNAEHLGNMLQGNLTIDWPHTMTHKQAVIDPQPADLRRKLTQAGATVLTGHAQFQDAHTVLVDGVPHTAQNIVIATGMVPHRLDIPGTELAHDSSDFLNLPQLPKHLTIIGSGYISLEFATIANAAGADVTIMLHGQTVLRHFYQPYVQLVVADLKRRGVTFIPTANVQAFARQGDQYQVTYGHDQHLTTDWILDATGRVPNVADLGLDQVGLTAGPAGIPVNQYLQTAISNIYAAGDIAATGQPKLTPVATYESKYLMRRFSGQTTAALQVPAMPSVVFTSPRIAQVGETVAQAQEQGDTVSENDLAHYWYYQLDREPIAQSLQIHDDQSHLVGATEVSDHAPDAINALLPAITYQLDPDQVSQLVGIFPTLGYAAWHRA, encoded by the coding sequence ATGTCTGAAAATTTCGAATACGATGTCCTGTACATTGGCGCCGGTCACGCTGCCCACGATGGGGCCGCCCCCCTAGCGGCCACAGGAGTCAAAGTTGCCGTGGTCGAAGAAGACCTGATTGGCGGGACCTGTACCAACCGGGGCTGTAACGCCAAAATCGCCCTGGACCAAGCCGTGATGGCCACCCGTAACGCCGAACATCTGGGAAACATGCTCCAGGGGAACTTGACCATTGATTGGCCCCACACCATGACCCATAAGCAGGCCGTGATTGACCCGCAACCGGCCGACCTCCGACGTAAGCTCACTCAGGCCGGCGCGACGGTCCTCACCGGCCACGCCCAGTTCCAAGACGCCCACACAGTCTTAGTTGACGGGGTCCCACACACCGCCCAAAATATCGTGATTGCCACCGGGATGGTGCCCCACCGGTTGGACATTCCGGGAACCGAACTGGCGCACGACAGTAGTGACTTCTTGAATCTGCCCCAGTTACCCAAGCACCTGACCATCATTGGATCGGGCTACATTAGCCTAGAATTCGCCACGATTGCCAACGCCGCCGGGGCGGACGTGACCATCATGTTGCACGGCCAGACCGTTCTGCGGCACTTCTACCAGCCCTACGTGCAACTGGTGGTAGCCGATCTTAAACGGCGCGGTGTAACCTTCATCCCTACCGCCAACGTCCAGGCCTTCGCCCGGCAAGGCGACCAGTATCAAGTCACCTACGGCCACGACCAACACCTGACCACCGACTGGATCCTAGACGCCACGGGCCGGGTCCCAAACGTGGCCGACTTAGGTTTAGACCAAGTCGGCTTGACCGCCGGACCTGCGGGTATCCCGGTCAACCAGTACCTCCAGACCGCGATCTCGAATATTTACGCGGCCGGGGATATCGCCGCCACCGGACAGCCCAAGCTGACCCCCGTGGCGACCTACGAATCCAAGTACCTGATGCGGCGCTTCTCCGGTCAGACTACGGCAGCCTTGCAGGTCCCCGCGATGCCGTCGGTGGTCTTCACCTCACCACGAATCGCCCAGGTCGGCGAAACTGTGGCCCAAGCCCAGGAGCAAGGTGACACCGTCAGTGAAAACGATCTGGCCCACTACTGGTACTACCAGCTGGACCGCGAGCCCATCGCCCAGAGTCTCCAAATTCACGATGACCAGAGCCACTTGGTTGGCGCGACTGAGGTCAGCGACCACGCCCCTGATGCCATCAACGCCCTATTGCCCGCCATCACCTACCAGCTAGACCCCGACCAGGTCAGTCAATTAGTGGGGATCTTCCCGACCCTAGGCTACGCTGCATGGCACCGGGCCTAA
- a CDS encoding zinc-ribbon domain-containing protein, producing the protein MRPHSKWLYRLQRFMVGRYGQNDHLNRFMNYLALALLIVSLFVRTGWLILAAIVLLVLTYWRLFSRKIYRQVAINRGFERVWLPVIRPFQRLRYQVTQHWHYKFFRCAQCQARIRIPRHHGHVRVTCPKCGHQFDART; encoded by the coding sequence ATGCGTCCGCATTCTAAATGGCTCTACCGACTTCAGCGGTTCATGGTCGGTCGGTACGGGCAAAATGACCACTTAAATCGTTTCATGAATTACTTGGCTCTCGCGTTACTGATCGTTAGTCTGTTCGTCCGGACGGGTTGGTTGATCCTCGCCGCCATCGTCCTGTTGGTTTTGACCTACTGGCGCCTCTTCTCCCGGAAAATCTACCGGCAAGTCGCCATCAACCGCGGGTTCGAACGCGTGTGGTTACCGGTGATTCGCCCGTTCCAACGTCTCCGGTACCAAGTGACCCAACACTGGCACTACAAGTTCTTCCGCTGCGCCCAGTGCCAGGCGCGGATTCGGATTCCCCGCCATCACGGCCACGTCCGCGTCACCTGTCCCAAGTGCGGTCACCAATTCGACGCCCGGACATAA
- a CDS encoding GNAT family N-acetyltransferase, whose protein sequence is MIAETDRIQVRPLIEADLADYQRILRIPAMAVANGSPVATAPDLMANWFEQDRHSPFAFAVIDRAHRRFVGAIFYYQHEGPAQTRPVGTYDLGYFLDPNMWGKGLMPEAVQASFDLVVRGTAGPVTLWADCLTTNHRSQRVLEKLGFVPGQPGVVQNPGADAVAVNWFSKQLD, encoded by the coding sequence ATGATAGCAGAAACGGACCGCATTCAGGTAAGACCCTTGATTGAAGCGGATTTAGCCGACTACCAGCGAATCCTGCGTATCCCGGCAATGGCGGTGGCGAACGGATCACCGGTCGCCACGGCACCGGACCTTATGGCCAACTGGTTTGAACAGGACCGCCATAGTCCGTTTGCCTTCGCAGTGATCGACCGGGCGCACCGCCGTTTCGTGGGAGCGATTTTTTATTATCAGCATGAAGGCCCCGCGCAGACGCGCCCCGTCGGAACCTACGACTTGGGGTACTTCCTGGACCCCAACATGTGGGGGAAGGGCTTGATGCCCGAGGCCGTGCAGGCCAGCTTTGACTTGGTCGTTCGGGGGACGGCCGGGCCGGTGACGCTCTGGGCCGATTGTCTGACCACCAATCACCGTTCACAACGGGTCTTGGAGAAGTTAGGCTTTGTTCCCGGCCAGCCTGGGGTGGTTCAGAATCCCGGGGCCGATGCGGTGGCGGTCAACTGGTTCAGTAAGCAGTTGGACTGA
- a CDS encoding aldo/keto reductase, with protein MTMPTFELSHGIKIPAAGFGVFQVENGGTTKQAVLDALAAGYRLIDTAQAYGNEAEVGAALKASGVPRADLFVTTKVWVSSTGYQETKQAFEDSLRKLQLDYLDLYLIHQPYGDVYGSWRALEDLYQEGKVRAIGVSNFYADRLLDLAQHNLVIPQVNQIEINPWFQKDAELDWHQKLGVQAEAWAPFAEGRHDLFTNPTLQAIGASHHKSVGQVVLRWLYQRGIVSLAKTVHPERMAENIAIFDFTLTPDEMTQIAALDRHESAFFDHRDASTVLDLGGGMPQVPGSTGNRE; from the coding sequence ATGACAATGCCAACTTTTGAATTAAGTCACGGAATCAAGATTCCCGCCGCGGGTTTCGGCGTCTTTCAGGTCGAAAACGGCGGGACCACTAAACAAGCGGTCCTGGATGCGTTAGCGGCCGGGTACCGACTGATCGACACCGCACAGGCTTACGGCAACGAAGCCGAAGTCGGCGCCGCGCTGAAGGCCTCCGGGGTGCCCCGGGCGGACCTCTTCGTGACCACTAAGGTCTGGGTCAGCTCGACCGGCTACCAGGAGACTAAGCAGGCCTTCGAGGACTCGTTGCGCAAGCTCCAACTCGACTATCTGGATCTGTACCTGATTCACCAGCCCTATGGCGACGTGTACGGGTCCTGGCGGGCGTTGGAGGACCTCTACCAAGAGGGCAAAGTACGGGCCATTGGGGTCTCCAACTTCTACGCTGACCGGTTATTGGATCTGGCGCAACATAACCTGGTGATTCCCCAGGTCAACCAGATTGAGATCAACCCGTGGTTCCAAAAGGACGCGGAACTCGACTGGCACCAGAAGTTAGGGGTCCAAGCTGAAGCCTGGGCACCATTTGCGGAGGGACGCCACGACCTGTTCACGAACCCGACCCTGCAAGCTATTGGCGCATCCCACCACAAGAGCGTCGGCCAAGTGGTCCTCCGGTGGTTGTATCAACGGGGCATCGTTAGCCTGGCGAAGACCGTGCACCCGGAGCGCATGGCGGAGAACATCGCCATCTTCGACTTCACCCTGACGCCGGATGAGATGACGCAGATTGCGGCGCTGGACCGGCACGAATCGGCCTTCTTTGACCACCGCGACGCCAGCACCGTCTTGGACTTAGGGGGCGGGATGCCCCAGGTTCCCGGGTCAACGGGGAATCGCGAGTAA
- the purH gene encoding bifunctional phosphoribosylaminoimidazolecarboxamide formyltransferase/IMP cyclohydrolase, with protein MRRALLSVSDKTGIVAFAQHLIDQDFEIVSTGGTQAALAAANVPVTPIEDVTHFPEILDGRVKTLNPLVFGGILAKRANPDHQQTLVDHAITPIDLVCVNLYPFAQTIAQPDVTLAAAVEQIDIGGPSLIRAAAKNYPDVLVVSDPADYPAVTTALQDHTDDLAFRKALAAKVFHHTAQYDALIANYLTDTADTDTLTLTYQREQALRYGENPQQSATLYRDVHPAPFSIPAATQLHGKPLSFNNIKDADAALGLIREFSAPTVIALKHMNPCGVGSATTLEAAWDECYAADSMSIFGGIIVLNRPVDLATATKMHQLFLEIIIAPAFDDDAYAILAKKKNLRLLTVDFTHATDPEDAELVSIRGGLLRQERDTVVDDPQTFTVVSQAQPTAAQLQAIEFGLKTIKFVKSNAIVVNTATQTLGVGPGQMNRIDALKIAVNKAEVKDHYDQSVLVSDAFFPMDDCVAYAAEHGIKVIAEPGGSIRDKDSIAMADRHGIALVFTHHRHFRH; from the coding sequence ATGCGTCGTGCACTGTTAAGCGTTTCTGATAAAACGGGCATCGTAGCGTTCGCCCAACACCTAATTGACCAAGACTTTGAAATCGTCTCAACTGGCGGGACCCAGGCAGCCCTGGCCGCCGCCAACGTTCCGGTGACGCCCATCGAAGACGTCACCCACTTTCCCGAGATCCTCGACGGGCGAGTCAAGACCCTCAACCCACTGGTTTTCGGGGGCATCTTAGCCAAGCGCGCCAATCCCGACCACCAGCAGACCCTAGTCGACCACGCGATTACGCCCATCGACCTGGTCTGCGTTAACCTCTACCCGTTCGCGCAAACTATCGCCCAACCCGATGTGACGCTAGCCGCGGCCGTCGAACAAATCGACATCGGCGGCCCCTCGTTGATTCGCGCCGCCGCTAAGAATTACCCGGACGTCCTAGTGGTCAGTGACCCCGCCGACTACCCGGCGGTCACCACGGCCTTACAGGACCACACGGACGACCTGGCTTTCCGCAAAGCCCTAGCGGCCAAGGTCTTCCACCACACGGCCCAATACGATGCGCTGATTGCTAACTACCTGACGGATACGGCTGACACGGACACCCTGACGTTGACTTACCAACGCGAACAGGCCTTGCGCTACGGGGAAAATCCGCAACAGTCAGCGACGCTGTACCGCGACGTCCACCCCGCCCCGTTCTCGATTCCGGCGGCCACCCAACTTCACGGCAAGCCCCTGTCCTTCAACAACATTAAGGACGCCGACGCCGCGCTGGGGTTGATTCGCGAATTTAGCGCCCCCACGGTCATCGCCTTAAAGCACATGAATCCTTGCGGCGTTGGGTCGGCGACGACCCTCGAAGCCGCCTGGGACGAGTGCTACGCGGCCGATTCCATGTCCATCTTCGGGGGCATCATCGTCTTGAACCGGCCGGTCGACCTGGCCACGGCCACCAAGATGCACCAGCTCTTCTTGGAGATCATCATCGCGCCGGCCTTTGACGACGACGCTTACGCCATCCTGGCTAAGAAGAAGAACCTGCGCCTCTTGACCGTTGACTTCACCCACGCGACCGACCCAGAAGACGCCGAGTTGGTCAGCATTCGCGGCGGACTCTTACGCCAAGAACGCGACACGGTCGTGGACGATCCCCAGACCTTCACGGTGGTCAGCCAGGCCCAACCCACGGCTGCTCAACTCCAGGCGATTGAATTTGGCTTAAAGACCATCAAGTTCGTGAAATCCAACGCCATCGTGGTCAACACCGCCACGCAAACGCTGGGCGTGGGCCCCGGTCAGATGAACCGGATCGACGCCCTCAAGATTGCCGTGAACAAGGCGGAAGTCAAGGACCACTACGACCAAAGCGTGCTGGTCTCCGACGCCTTCTTCCCCATGGACGACTGCGTGGCATACGCCGCAGAACACGGGATCAAAGTCATTGCCGAACCCGGTGGCAGTATCCGCGATAAGGACTCCATCGCCATGGCCGACCGCCACGGCATCGCCCTAGTCTTCACCCACCACCGCCACTTCCGGCACTAA
- a CDS encoding phosphoribosyltransferase family protein translates to MDATYALQVGPITRQLPIIPISPDLAIASFVLLGDAELTDYAAQALAQRVPADFDYLVTMESKGIPLAQELSRLTNHPHFVVLRKSKKDYMQHPLEIPVTAITTSAPQKLILDGADAQRLADKRVVIVDDVISSGGSLKAAKALVERTGAQVVGQLAILAEGAAVDRDDIQFLAELPLFPR, encoded by the coding sequence ATGGACGCAACCTACGCCTTACAGGTCGGGCCAATTACCCGCCAACTGCCAATCATTCCAATCAGTCCCGACTTAGCCATTGCCTCGTTCGTGCTCTTAGGCGACGCGGAGCTTACTGATTATGCCGCCCAAGCCCTGGCTCAACGGGTCCCGGCCGACTTTGATTACCTGGTCACCATGGAAAGCAAGGGGATTCCGCTGGCCCAAGAGCTCAGCCGGCTGACCAACCACCCACACTTCGTGGTCCTGCGTAAATCCAAGAAGGACTACATGCAGCATCCCTTAGAGATTCCCGTGACCGCCATCACCACCAGCGCCCCCCAGAAGTTGATTTTAGACGGGGCCGACGCGCAACGGCTGGCTGATAAGCGCGTGGTCATCGTGGACGATGTCATCAGCAGTGGGGGGTCCCTTAAGGCGGCCAAGGCACTGGTCGAACGGACCGGGGCCCAGGTGGTCGGCCAACTGGCCATCTTAGCCGAAGGGGCCGCCGTCGACCGGGACGACATCCAATTTCTCGCCGAACTGCCCCTGTTTCCTCGTTGA
- a CDS encoding guanine permease, which yields MHWLTDLLAAIGVVLNGIPQGIMAMSLGFAIFPTMFSFIFASAVNGVFGSVAPLSFQAESLALTGKLGRNLRERTSIILGGSIIMLIIGVTGTLTKIVDVLGNNIMAGMMAGVGIMLAKIALTMAKEQALTGWVSIALAAAVYLITKDLVWTIVISVIGASLAAVFIQHYQMVLPEHVTARRFIFTKPTFSLPVLRGALSLACLNIGANISYGLITGQMTGQKPNPVDLNLLTGTQALADMGTSLLGGAPVETIISATASAPEPVVAGIMMMLIMAAILALGWLAKLGKFVPSASIAGFLFILGVAVIFPANAATALQGSGSTVAAITLVVTAIVDPFAGLLSGAVLKFVLPLLGLGV from the coding sequence ATGCACTGGTTAACCGACTTATTAGCGGCCATCGGCGTCGTTTTAAACGGCATTCCACAAGGAATCATGGCCATGTCCTTAGGTTTCGCCATTTTTCCAACCATGTTTTCGTTCATCTTCGCCTCAGCCGTCAACGGCGTCTTCGGGTCCGTCGCCCCATTGTCCTTTCAGGCCGAATCGCTGGCTCTAACGGGGAAGCTAGGGCGTAACTTACGGGAGCGGACGTCCATCATCTTGGGTGGCTCGATCATCATGCTGATCATCGGGGTCACGGGGACCCTGACCAAGATCGTCGACGTCCTGGGCAACAACATCATGGCCGGAATGATGGCCGGCGTGGGGATCATGCTGGCCAAGATTGCCCTGACCATGGCTAAGGAACAGGCCTTGACCGGCTGGGTCTCGATTGCCCTGGCCGCCGCGGTCTACCTGATCACCAAAGACCTGGTGTGGACCATCGTGATCTCCGTCATTGGCGCCAGTCTGGCCGCCGTATTCATCCAACACTACCAGATGGTCCTGCCCGAACACGTCACCGCCCGGCGCTTCATCTTCACCAAGCCGACCTTTAGCCTGCCGGTCTTACGGGGTGCCTTGAGTCTGGCGTGCTTGAACATCGGCGCGAACATCTCCTACGGCCTGATCACCGGCCAGATGACGGGGCAGAAGCCTAACCCCGTTGACCTGAACCTGTTGACTGGGACCCAAGCCCTGGCCGACATGGGGACCAGCTTACTGGGGGGTGCTCCGGTGGAAACCATCATTTCCGCCACAGCCAGCGCACCCGAACCCGTCGTGGCCGGCATCATGATGATGCTGATCATGGCCGCGATTCTGGCTCTAGGCTGGCTAGCCAAGCTGGGTAAATTCGTGCCCAGCGCATCGATTGCCGGGTTCCTGTTCATCTTAGGTGTGGCCGTAATCTTCCCGGCCAACGCCGCCACGGCCCTCCAAGGCTCGGGGAGCACGGTCGCCGCGATCACCCTAGTGGTCACCGCCATCGTTGACCCGTTTGCCGGCTTACTCTCCGGCGCCGTATTGAAGTTCGTCTTGCCACTCTTAGGATTGGGGGTCTAA
- a CDS encoding metallophosphoesterase, translating to MHKIAVISDVHGNVTALQAVIDDAHRAGCTDFWFLGDLFVPGPGAHDLLALLDALPITTYVRGNWEHGLIETLDGEIDTGDPSDIYEVIIDDYVASQLTAAEIMRIRQLPLVETPVVDGLHFQVSHNLPTKDSGHTLQPTGDQAAFDQLAGDQADVVVYGHVHHQLFRQSQAGQFIINPGTVGMPFPHWSRFATDLRAQYAILTTHGPAMPDVDFRKVTYDAEAEIALARSRHLPYADLYAQQMRTGAVHTHDLPVLEQATRELGYGPRLRAIIRKYPRQ from the coding sequence ATGCACAAAATTGCGGTTATTTCTGACGTTCACGGTAACGTTACCGCACTTCAGGCGGTGATTGACGATGCCCATCGCGCGGGGTGTACCGACTTCTGGTTTTTAGGCGACCTCTTTGTCCCCGGGCCGGGAGCCCACGACCTGTTGGCGCTGTTGGATGCACTCCCGATTACGACTTACGTGCGGGGGAACTGGGAACACGGTCTGATCGAAACTTTAGACGGGGAAATCGACACCGGAGATCCCAGCGATATCTACGAGGTCATCATCGACGATTACGTCGCCAGTCAGCTGACAGCCGCGGAGATTATGCGGATTCGCCAGCTGCCGTTGGTGGAAACGCCCGTGGTTGATGGGCTGCACTTCCAGGTTAGTCATAACCTTCCCACTAAGGATTCCGGCCACACCTTACAGCCCACGGGGGACCAAGCCGCCTTTGACCAATTGGCTGGCGACCAAGCGGACGTGGTGGTTTACGGTCACGTGCACCATCAGTTGTTCCGCCAGAGTCAGGCGGGGCAGTTCATCATTAACCCGGGGACCGTGGGGATGCCCTTCCCGCATTGGTCCCGCTTTGCGACTGATTTGCGGGCCCAGTACGCGATTCTGACCACGCACGGCCCAGCCATGCCCGACGTGGACTTTCGGAAGGTCACCTACGATGCGGAGGCCGAGATTGCTTTAGCCCGGTCCCGGCACTTGCCCTATGCGGACCTTTACGCCCAACAGATGCGGACCGGAGCGGTGCATACACATGACTTACCGGTACTTGAGCAGGCCACTCGGGAGTTGGGATACGGGCCACGGCTGCGGGCAATTATTCGGAAGTATCCTCGGCAGTAA
- a CDS encoding zeta toxin family protein — protein sequence MKPIFILIRGNSGSGKTVLANKLQQHWGYETCLLLHQDVLRRDILHANDLQGTPAISLIESLVKWGLQQDKIVILEGILRKDVYGEMLENLVNHYRDRTLVYYLDVPFALTVDHNQNKAHPFSTSELKRWWREHDYLSPHDRRLADGDTASFYTQIMQDSYHLTN from the coding sequence TTGAAACCTATCTTTATCCTGATCAGGGGAAACTCTGGTAGTGGTAAAACCGTTTTAGCGAATAAGTTGCAACAACATTGGGGTTACGAAACCTGTCTTTTACTTCATCAGGACGTTCTCCGCCGAGATATCCTCCACGCCAATGACCTGCAGGGAACACCTGCGATTAGCTTAATTGAGTCCCTGGTCAAGTGGGGGCTCCAGCAGGATAAAATCGTGATTTTAGAAGGTATCTTGCGGAAAGACGTTTACGGTGAAATGTTAGAGAACCTGGTTAATCACTATCGGGACCGTACCCTGGTCTATTATTTAGATGTTCCCTTTGCCTTAACGGTTGACCATAATCAAAACAAAGCGCATCCCTTTTCGACAAGCGAGTTAAAAAGGTGGTGGCGGGAACATGATTATTTAAGTCCCCATGACCGCCGACTGGCAGATGGTGACACCGCTAGTTTTTACACCCAGATTATGCAGGATAGCTATCACCTCACCAACTAA